From a single Nicotiana tomentosiformis chromosome 2, ASM39032v3, whole genome shotgun sequence genomic region:
- the LOC104103305 gene encoding nonsense-mediated mRNA decay factor SMG7-like, translated as MMAIPMDNSLDHSSREHVQRLFNKNADLENKRRKAAQARVSSDPNAWQQMRENYEAIILEDHAFSEQHEIEYALWQLHYRRIEELRARFNAALASNGSTTSQNGKGPPRSGTDSVTKIRTQLKTFLSEATGFYHDLMVKIRAKYGLPLGGFSDDPENQIPSFKDGKKPVELKKGLISCHRCLIYLGDLARYKGLYGEGESKVRDFAAASSYYLQASSLWPSSGNPHHQLAILASYSSDELVAIYRYFRSLAVENPFTTARDNLIIAFEKNRQCYSQLPRDAKALFIKAEPSRTTGKGRGKCETRKPLKDVKVEASLPKEKASSISEIFKTFRMGFVRLNGILFTRTSLETFEEVLSSVKTDLLELLSSGSDEKYNFGLDAADCRLAIVRLVAILIFTIHNVIRESDNQSYSEILQRSVLLQNAFTAAFEFMGHVVERCIQLNDPSSSFLLPGVLVFVEWLACHQDIALGNESEEKQARARSFFWKNCITFFNKLLSTGSKFVDEDEDETCFFNMSRYDEGESGNRLALPEDFELRGFVPLLPAQLILDFSRKHSFGGDSGSKEKKVRLQRMIAAGKALANVVRVGEEGIYFDTRGKKFVIGVEPQTSDDYQLNGSREVTKLIGIELESPDAGLLNVGDLQPKQQLYVECEEEDEVIVFKPSVMEKVNGISSNTMTLAVPVSVISAASVPSGASMASVDICSEMGLFSSALDGLSLQNAWSTNVRQPTSIAHTNAQYVQPIQTSASMWSVEQDAVMNGLVGGLNLMGNGLTTEAELLNHPEMVPPAAYSVPLPRSVNFSTANNIHFQVPEAAIPSTFSSLTSSVAGSGSMSMKSSSVISTGMKKNPVSRPVRHLGPPPGFGSAASKVDDSSSALTLRNENNPISRMDDYSWLNGYQLPSTHQSIGYNNSHNHSTQTYHSVSNSGSLVGVVSFPFPGKQVPPVHMQSDIQKANQQSVALPQQYRGQSLWQDRYLV; from the exons ATGATGGCCATTCCAATGGATAACAGTTTAGATCATTCGTCGCGGGAACACGTTCAGCGCCTCTTCAATAAG AATGCGGATTTGGAGAATAAGCGTAGAAAAGCAGCACAAGCAAGAGTTTCTTCTGACccgaatgcatggcaacaaatGCGGGAAAACTATGAAGCTATCATCCTTGAGGATCATGCTTTTTCTGAACAACATGAAATAGAATATGCCTTGTGGCAGTTACATTATAGAAGAATTGAGGAACTCCGTGCACGCTTCAATGCTGCACTAGCTTCAAATGGATCAACCACTTCTCAGAATGGGAAAGGTCCACCTCGCAGTGGGACAGATAGCGTCACAAAGATTCGCACGCAGTTAAAAACTTTTCTCTCAGAAGCAACTGGATTTTATCATGATTTGATGGTGAAGATCAGGGCAAAGTATGGCCTGCCACTAGGAGGTTTCTCTGATGATCCAGAGAATCAGATTCCTTCTTTTAAAGATGGCAAAAAACCTGTGGAGTTGAAGAAAGGCTTGATATCCTGCCATCGGTGTTTGATTTATCTGGGTGATCTTGCTCGGTACAAAGGCTTATATGGTGAGGGTGAATCTAAAGTTCGCGACTTTGCAGCAGCATCAAGTTATTACCTGCAAGCTTCTTCACTTTGGCCTTCAAGTGGCAATCCTCATCATCAG CTTGCAATACTGGCTTCCTATTCCAGTGATGAGTTGGTGGCAATCTATCGGTACTTTCGTAGTCTTGCAGTAGAGAATCCTTTTACCACTGCAAGGGACAACTTAATCATTGCGTTCGAGAAG AATCGTCAGTGTTACTCCCAGCTGCCAAGGGATGCTAAGGCTTTGTTCATCAAGGCAGAACCTTCACGTACAACTGGAAAAGGACGAGGTAAATGTGAAACAAGGAAGCCTCTGAAAGATGTAAAGGTTGAAGCAAGTTTACCCAAGGAAAAAGCTTCAAGTATATCTGAAATCTTCAAAACCTTCAGGATGGGATTCGTTCGGTTGAATGGTATCCTCTTCACGCGCACTAG CTTGGAGACGTTTGAAGAAGTGCTGTCATCGGTTAAAACTGATCTGCTTGAGCTTCTCTCTTCTGGGTCTGATGAGAAGTATAATTTTGGTTTAGATGCTGCAGACTGCAGACTGGCAATTGTCAGGCTCGTCGCCATCTTAATATTCACCATCCATAATGTGATAAGGGAAAGTGATAATCAATCATATTCTGAGATTCTACAGAGATCAGTTCTTCTACAAAATGCATTTACTGCTGCTTTTGAGTTCATGGGTCATGTGGTTGAGAGATGTATCCAATTAAATGATCCCTCATCTAGCTTCTTATTGCCTGGTGTTTTGGTTTTCGTAGAATGGTTGGCGTGCCATCAAGATATTGCACTTGGTAATGAATCAGAGGAAAAACAAGCAAGGGCTAGATCTTTTTTCTGGAAGAACTGCATCACTTTCTTTAATAAGCTCTTGTCGACTGGGTCTAAGTTTGtcgatgaagatgaagatgaaacaTGTTTTTTCAATATGAGCAGGTATGATGAAGGTGAGAGTGGTAATCGTCTTGCGTTGCCGGAAGACTTTGAACTTAGAGGATTTGTTCCTCTTCTTCCAGCTCAGCTTATCCTGGACTTCTCAAGGAAACATTCTTTTGGTGGTGATAGTGGAAGTAAAGAGAAGAAGGTACGTCTTCAGAGGATGATAGCAGCTGGAAAGGCTCTTGCTAATGTGGTCCGGGTCGGAGAAGAGGGAATATATTTTGACACCAGGGGAAAGAAATTTGTCATTGGCGTTGAGCCCCAAACTTCTGATGATTATCAACTTAATGGCTCCAGGGAAGTTACTAAATTAATTGGTATTGAACTGGAAAGTCCAGATGCTGGACTGTTGAATGTCGGAGATCTGCAGCCAAAGCAGCAATTGTATGTGGAATGTGAGGAAGAAGACGAAGTTATCGTTTTTAAGCCGTCAGTGATGGAAAAAGTGAATGGCATCTCTTCAAATACAATGACCTTAGCGGTTCCTGTATCTGTTATTAGCGCTGCCAGTGTTCCTTCTGGTGCTAGCATGGCTTCTGTTGATATCTGTAGTGAGATGGGGCTATTTTCATCTGCACTTGATGGATTGAGCTTGCAGAATGCTTGGAGTACAAATGTAAGGCAGCCAACAAGCATTGCTCATACCAATGCCCAATATGTGCAGCCAATCCAAACAAGTGCTTCCATGTGGTCTGTAGAGCAAGATGCTGTTATGAATGGATTGGTGGGGGGCCTTAACTTGATGGGAAATGGGCTAACCACAGAAGCTGAGTTGCTAAATCATCCAGAAATGGTTCCACCTGCAGCATATTCAGTCCCTTTACCCCGGTCTGTGAATTTTAGCACTGCAAATAATATTCATTTCCAGGTTCCAGAGGCTGCTATACCATCTACCTTCAGTTCACTTACATCCTCAGTAGCTGGTTCCGGTAGCATGTCAATGAAATCTTCATCAGTTATCTCGACAGGAATGAAGAAAAATCCAGTGAGCCGACCTGTTAGGCATCTGGGTCCACCTCCAGGGTTTGGTTCTGCTGCTTCGAAAGTAGATGACTCTTCATCTGCCTTGACCTTAAGGAATGAAAACAATCCCATCTCTCGTATGGATGATTATAGCTGGTTGAACGGATATCAGTTACCTTCAACACATCAGAGCATTGGTTACAATAACTCTCACAATCATTCAACACAAACATACCACTCTGTGAGCAACAGTGGTAGCTTAGTCGGGGTGGTTAGCTTCCCTTTCCCTGGGAAACAGGTGCCCCCTGTGCACATGCAGTCAGATATTCAGAAAGCAAATCAACAATCTGTTGCACTGCCTCAGCAGTATCGAGGACAGTCCCTGTGGCAGGATCGTTACCTTGTGTGA